The following coding sequences are from one Panicum hallii strain FIL2 chromosome 5, PHallii_v3.1, whole genome shotgun sequence window:
- the LOC112894896 gene encoding MFS18 protein-like yields MARSAKMMAAAALLVLAVAAATAEARNIKTADKKQDDPAVQPQTFPPFDRLGGGMPGSSLPGSSIPGSSMPGFSLPGSGGLTPGFSLPGSGSIGSMPLFGGGSPGFSGFGGLPGSPAAGGSVPEHANKP; encoded by the coding sequence ATGGCGAGGTCTGCCAAgatgatggcggcggcggccctgcTGGTCctggccgtggcggcggcgaccGCCGAGGCGAGGAACATCAAGACGGCGGACAAGAAGCAGGACGACCCAGCTGTGCAGCCGCAGACCTTCCCGCCCTTCGACCGCCTCGGCGGCGGAATGCCCGGCAGCAGCCTCCCGGGCAGCAGCATCCCCGGCAGCAGCATGCCGGGGTTCTCCCTCCCCGGCAGCGGCGGGCTCACCCCGGGCTTCAGCCTCCCCGGCTCCGGCAGCATCGGCAGCATGCCCCTCTTCGGCGGCGGCTCCCCGGGCTTCAGCGGCTTCGGTGGCCTGCCCggctcccccgccgccggcggctcCGTCCCCGAGCACGCCAACAAGCCCTGA